From a region of the Rhinatrema bivittatum chromosome 15, aRhiBiv1.1, whole genome shotgun sequence genome:
- the HES2 gene encoding transcription factor HES-2, giving the protein MSPRVTAPGYPARSRGVPKRNGQAPELRKTLKPLMEKRRRARINESLNQLKTLILPLIGKDSSRYSKLEKADILELTVRFLRELPAPLQLHDSSDSYREGYRACMTRLSHLLAKKHLLDGDTCARLLDHLQRCPEPSGCSTSKEPGRSSRLVLHLHPGRRAELPSSSASFQHLHRPLPAQQTSTGFIWRPW; this is encoded by the exons ATGTCTCCTCGCGTTACAGCCCCCGGCTACCCGGCCAGGAGCAGGGGTGTCCCCAAGAGAAACGGGCAAGCCCCTGAGCTGAGAAAG ACTCTCAAGCCGCTGATGGAGAAGCGCAGGCGAGCTCGGATCAACGAAAGCCTGAACCAGCTGAAGACGCTCATCCTGCCTCTAATCGGGAAAGAT AGCTCGCGCTATTCGAAGCTGGAGAAGGCGGATATCTTGGAGCTGACGGTGCGCTTCCTCCGGGAGCTGCCTGCGCCCCTCCAGCTGCACG ATTCCTCAGACAGTTATCGAGAAGGCTACCGTGCCTGCATGACCCGCCTTAGCCACCTTCTGGCCAAGAAGCACCTGCTGGACGGAGACACCTGCGCTCGCCTCCTGGACCATCTGCAGCGGTGCCCGGAGCCCTCCGGCTGCTCGACATCGAAGGAGCCGGGCCGGAGCTCCAGGCTCGTGCTCCACCTCCACCCCGGCAGAAGGGCCGAGCTCCCCTCTTCATCCGCCAGCTTCCAGCACCTCCACCGACCTCTGCCCGCCCAgcagacctccactggcttcatCTGGAGGCCCTGGTAG